Proteins from one Gossypium raimondii isolate GPD5lz chromosome 8, ASM2569854v1, whole genome shotgun sequence genomic window:
- the LOC105790994 gene encoding tetraspanin-8 has protein sequence MAFRLSNNLVGILNFITFLLSIPILGAGIWLSREGVTECERFLDKPVIVIGVFLMLVSLAGLIGACCRVTWLLWLYLVVMFLLIVLGIVFTIFAFAVTNKGAGEALSGKGYKEYRLGDYSNWLQKRVTGQKNWNKIKSCLADSKVCTDFHDKYLNTSASEFYQTHLSSVQSGCCKPSNDCQFMYVGPTNWTRGSAESNNPDCNLWNNNLNTLCFDCQSCKAGFIDNLRSSWKKVAIVNIVFLIFLIIVYSVGCCAFRNNRRDNYYQQQTWKP, from the exons ATGGCCTTCCGCCTTAGCAACAATCTTGTTGGAATCCTCAACTTCATAACCTTCCTCCTCTCGATCCCCATCCTTGGAGCCGGCATCTGGCTTAGTCGAGAAGGCGTGACGGAATGCGAACGGTTTTTGGACAAGCCCGTTATCGTAATCGGAGTCTTCCTCATGCTCGTCTCACTTGCGGGACTAATCGGCGCGTGCTGTCGCGTCACTTGGCTACTCTGGCTTTACCTAGTCGTCATGTTCCTCCTCATCGTGCTCGGCATCGTCTTCACCATCTTTGCTTTCGCGGTGACGAATAAAGGTGCTGGAGAAGCTTTGTCTGGGAAAGGGTACAAGGAATACCGGCTTGGTGATTACTCCAACTGGTTACAGAAGAGAGTCACTGGCCAGAAGAACTGGAATAAGATTAAGAGCTGTTTGGCTGATAGTAAAGTCTGTACTGATTTCCACGATAAGTATCTGAATACTTCTGCCTCGGAGTTTTACCAGACGCATTTGTCTTCCGTTCAG TCTGGTTGCTGTAAGCCATCAAACGACTGCCAATTCATGTATGTTGGACCGACAAACTGGACTAGAGGGAGTGCGGAATCCAACAATCCCGACTGCAATTTATGGAATAACAACTTGAATACTCTATGCTTCGACTGCCAGTCATGCAAGGCTGGATTCATAGACAACCTCAGGAGTTCTTGGAAGAAGGTGGCGATTGTCAACATTGTGTTCCTCATCTTCCTCATTATTGTCTACTCTGTTGGCTGCTGCGCTTTCAGGAACAATAGGAGAGACAATTATTATCAGCAGCAGACCTGGAAACCTTGA